AGGGGTTCTCGCCCCGCCCCCGGGTGAGCTTCGGGCTCGCCCTCCCCACCGGCGCCGAGTCGGTGGCCGAGTACCTCGACGTCGAGGTGGCCGAGGGCGCCGGCGTCGACCTCGACGTGCTCCCCGAGCGCCTCGGGGCGGCGCTGCCGGTGGGCGTCGACGTCACGGCGGCCGCACCGGTCGAGCCCGGGGCCGGCTCCCTGCAGGAAGTGGTCACGTCGTGCGACTGGGTCGTCGAGACGGCCGGGCTGTCGCCGGGGCGCCTGGCCGCCGCCGTCGAGTCGGCGATGGCGGCCCCGTCGCTCGTCATCACCCGCGAGCGCAAGGGCCAGCGCAGCGAGCAGGACGTCCGCCCCGGCATCCTGGCGTGCGAGGTCGACGGGACCTCGCTGGTCGCCGAGCTGGCCGCCCAGCCGCGGGCCCTGCGCCCGTCCGAGCTCCTGACGGCACTCGGCGGCGACCTCGTGGAGGTCCGGGTGCGCAGGACATCCCAGTGGATTCAGCGCGACGGCGCGCGCGAGGAGCCCCTTCCGCTCCCGCTCGACGCGACGGACGCGCCGCACGTCGTCGGACGTGCGTCATGAGAAGGGACATCCCCCATGTCCGACCCGAACCCCGGGCCGACCAGCGACCGCCCCGCCCCGCCGCCGGGCCCGGGCGCTCCCCCCGACGACGACGGCGGAGCGGCCGCCGGCCCGGCTGACCCGGTCGGGCCGGGAAGCGCCCGCAGCGGGCGTCGGCGCGGTTCGCGCGGCGGCCGCAACCGGAACCGGTCCGCGGGCAAGGGCGGCGGCGCCG
The window above is part of the Acidimicrobiales bacterium genome. Proteins encoded here:
- a CDS encoding TIGR03936 family radical SAM-associated protein — encoded protein: MKVRFRFSKQGRVRWTSHRDVARMWERAFRRVALPLAYSQGFSPRPRVSFGLALPTGAESVAEYLDVEVAEGAGVDLDVLPERLGAALPVGVDVTAAAPVEPGAGSLQEVVTSCDWVVETAGLSPGRLAAAVESAMAAPSLVITRERKGQRSEQDVRPGILACEVDGTSLVAELAAQPRALRPSELLTALGGDLVEVRVRRTSQWIQRDGAREEPLPLPLDATDAPHVVGRAS